Below is a window of Thermotoga sp. DNA.
GCTACATGGGAGGAGAGTACACGCTGAAGCTCTTTTACGACTCGTCCAAGAAGAACAGGTTCTCCTACTGTCTTCAGTTCGACCAGGAGGTGTTGGAAAACAGGATAGATTTCGTGATCGGCAAAGAACAGAAGGCGGGTCTTGGTATCTCCATGGTGACCAACACCGATACGGGGAAAAGTGCTTTCAAGATATCCCTTGGCTTCTATGCGAGCGTGAACAATGTCTCAGTGGGATTCAACACGTTTGTTCTCAGTTCTTCTATCAGTTCGAACCTCTTCTCCGAATATCATTACACCAGAGGGACTGGCATCAAATTCGCTGTGAGGTGGTGAAACGTGATACTAACAAGACTGGTTCTGACGGTGATCACCGTTGCTGTATCATACCTGATGTTCAAGTGGCTCTTCAAACTCATCGAGAAGAGTGTTGAAAAACAGGGAAAAGAGCTTCAAATGAGAAACACCATCAGATTCTTTCTTGGACTCATCATAGCTGTGATAGCCATTATGGTTATTCTTGACATCTGGGATCTGAACCTAGTACCCATGCTGACGGGTGTGGGAATAGGGGGACTCATCGTTGGTCTAGCTCTTCAAGAACCACTCTCCAATTTCTTTTCCGGGATATTCCTGCTCATCTCACGCGCTGTGAAAGAAGGCGATGCGGTGGAAATTGGAGGAATTTCCGGAACCGTGGAAGTGGTAAATCTGAATCACACGGTGATCAGAACGTGGGATGGAAAAAAGGTCATGATACCGAACAAATCAGTGTGGAACGACAAGATCATCCATTTCTGGCCTTTGAACGTGAGAAGACAGGAGATCACAGTGGGAGTACCCTATTCTGCAAATCTCAGAAAGGTTGTAGAGATCTTTCAAAAGGCTCTCGAGGACGAAGAAACCGTTGAGAAAGATCCGGCACCCGCCATTGTTTTTGATGCCTTCAACAGTTCTTCTATAGATTTCATCATCAAGTTCTGGGTGACAAGAGAGAACTTTTTTGAAGGTGTAAAAAGACTTGCTTTCAGAATAAAGGATTATTTGGAGAAAGAAGGAATCTACATCCCCTTCCCTCAACTCGATGTGCACTTCGATG
It encodes the following:
- a CDS encoding mechanosensitive ion channel family protein; protein product: MLTRLVLTVITVAVSYLMFKWLFKLIEKSVEKQGKELQMRNTIRFFLGLIIAVIAIMVILDIWDLNLVPMLTGVGIGGLIVGLALQEPLSNFFSGIFLLISRAVKEGDAVEIGGISGTVEVVNLNHTVIRTWDGKKVMIPNKSVWNDKIIHFWPLNVRRQEITVGVPYSANLRKVVEIFQKALEDEETVEKDPAPAIVFDAFNSSSIDFIIKFWVTRENFFEGVKRLAFRIKDYLEKEGIYIPFPQLDVHFDEEFLRTWEHEGTEDKS